The DNA region GTGACGGAGGCAGACAGACTCATCACTACCACGGCCATGGTCCCGGCTGTAATCAGCACCACCTGGGTCAAGATGAGCCGGCCCTTACGGCGGAACATATTGCCCAGAGCAATGGCGTAAGGCGCAGCAAAAAAACGTTGGGCCACCCCCTCCACAAACCGATCAAGCCAGCTTGCGCCAAAGTCGCTGCCCAGACCGTAACTGGCCAGGGCTTCACGCACCGTAATGGCTGTGCCGCGCAACACCGGCCACAGGGCCGCCAGCAAAGGCACCATCATTGCGGCAATGGCCTGGTAAACAAGGGCCTGCCTTGAAACCTGGAACACGCTGTAATCAATGTTAAAAAAGCCCAAAAACTGTTTGGTTGTATTAAAAGCCACCAGCGCGCTCAGGGGCAAAGCAAGCAGCAAGGCCAGCAAACCGTAAACCAGCACCACGGCCAGATAAATTTTGATCACCACGCCGGCAGTGCCGCCAATGGCCTTGATAATGCCAATCTGGTTAGTTTGTTGGGCAATAATGGCGTTTAAGGTATTGAGCACCAGCACCACGCTGGCCCCCAACGACACGACTGCCAGGACCTTGAGAATCATGAGAAAACTGTCCATAATGGTGCCGCCCCAATGCTTTTGGGGGTCCTGGTAAAACGTGGACACCAGGCCAATGCCCTCTTTGCTCAGGCGGCTTTTTACCTCGGCGGCAATTTCGCGGGCCAGGGCGGGGCTATAAGGGGCCACCTGCACCCGTAGCTCAATGTATTTCCCTTCAGGCTCCCCAAAATGGGCCATGCCCTGGGCATCGGCCAGGAAATACGCCTCGCCGCCAAATTCGGGCGGCGGCACAAAGGGATGGCGAATAATGCCGTTGATGGAAAATTTTTTCGCTCGCCCTTCTACTTCAAAAAGGATCTCATCACCCAGACCAATGTTAAAGAATTCACTTGACTTGCGCTCGATGCCAAAGTGTTTTTTCTGGGGCCAGGCCCCGGCCCGGAGCTGATAAATGTCGAACAATTGCCGCTCATAGTCGTCCCGCATCACAACAACGGCCTTGGCCCATTCATCCTCCGGCTTTATCTTGTAGCGCACCCGCGCCTCGTTCAATACCTCAATCTCGGCCACCCCGCTAATCTTTTTCAGGCGGAGGGCGGTATCTCGGTCAATGTAGTCTGAGAGATGGATGAGCAGGTGGGCAGGCCGGGAAGCCTGATGCGACGTATCCATCCCGGTTCGGATCAGGTCGGCTATGCCAAACATGGCTCCCACGGCAAACACGCCGGCGGCAATGCT from Anaerolineae bacterium includes:
- a CDS encoding FtsX-like permease family protein gives rise to the protein MSGVWIKIWTDLWGNKIRTTLAVLSIAAGVFAVGAMFGIADLIRTGMDTSHQASRPAHLLIHLSDYIDRDTALRLKKISGVAEIEVLNEARVRYKIKPEDEWAKAVVVMRDDYERQLFDIYQLRAGAWPQKKHFGIERKSSEFFNIGLGDEILFEVEGRAKKFSINGIIRHPFVPPPEFGGEAYFLADAQGMAHFGEPEGKYIELRVQVAPYSPALAREIAAEVKSRLSKEGIGLVSTFYQDPQKHWGGTIMDSFLMILKVLAVVSLGASVVLVLNTLNAIIAQQTNQIGIIKAIGGTAGVVIKIYLAVVLVYGLLALLLALPLSALVAFNTTKQFLGFFNIDYSVFQVSRQALVYQAIAAMMVPLLAALWPVLRGTAITVREALASYGLGSDFGASWLDRFVEGVAQRFFAAPYAIALGNMFRRKGRLILTQVVLITAGTMAVVVMSLSASVTLTLDNVLARNKYDTIIFFKEDERIDRVVTLAQSLSEVKQAEVRFGHPASILKAGQRAKEAGLGTELVGIPASSAMFQPLLVAGRWLLPHDDRAVVMSKDTGDDNNIKLGDTITLDLNELGQDDWQVVGFYHDIFAGKIDNVDALYANQEAVCRATKKYNRGRNLFVRTYTHQVDDVAAVTARLKDLYNAGNIEVHSSQTAPESRQEIEGQFGVTISMMLVVAIIMAIVGGIGLMGALSIGVVERTREIGVMRTIGARTYTIMNLFVLEGVLQGLMSWLLVVPLSFVLGKPLSNAVGQIMFSIDMDYQYNVKALFIWLAIVLIISVLASMVPARSATRISVRQSLAYQ